A region of Candidatus Reconcilbacillus cellulovorans DNA encodes the following proteins:
- a CDS encoding rhamnulokinase, translating into MAFDLGASGGRAVVGSLEQDGRLTVAEVHRFENIPVRAAGRLHWDILRLLHEVKLGIRAARRTSGELGSIGVDSWAVDFGLIGRHGELLGNPYHYRDEGHAGAMEEVTALLGRDRIFAWTGIQFLPFNTVYQLYALRKRAPFLLEQAESLLMIPDLLRYFLTGRKATEFTNATTTQLFNPTARQWEKRILQALDLPERLLLDPVEPGTPAGELTADVRDELGVGPVPVIAVGEHDTASAVAAVPAETPDFAYLICGTWSLLGTELAAPVLTDACLRWNYTNEGGVFGTFRLLKNIMGLWLLQECRRTWENQGYSWSYSELVRMAESEPPLRSLVDPDDVRFLAPGDMPERIRRFCAETGQPVPETPGAVVRTVLESLALAYRRTLERTEALAGKRFDRLHMTGGGIHNELLCRMTAAAVGKPVLAGPAEASAIGNLLVQFIARGALRDLREARAVVRASFECRVYEPRQAWADGPDADDWEKAYARFVGLTERGDSAC; encoded by the coding sequence CTGGCGTTCGATCTCGGCGCAAGCGGCGGACGGGCGGTCGTCGGCTCGCTCGAACAGGACGGCCGCCTGACGGTCGCCGAGGTCCACCGTTTCGAAAACATTCCTGTGCGCGCGGCCGGACGGCTGCACTGGGACATCCTGCGCCTGTTGCACGAAGTGAAGCTCGGCATTCGCGCCGCGCGGCGCACATCGGGCGAACTCGGCAGCATCGGCGTCGACTCGTGGGCGGTCGATTTCGGCCTGATCGGCCGCCACGGCGAACTGCTCGGAAACCCTTACCATTACCGCGACGAGGGCCACGCCGGCGCGATGGAGGAAGTCACGGCTCTGCTCGGCCGCGACCGCATTTTTGCATGGACCGGCATTCAGTTTTTGCCCTTCAACACGGTTTACCAGCTCTATGCGCTCCGCAAGCGCGCCCCGTTTCTGCTGGAACAGGCGGAGTCGCTGCTCATGATACCGGATTTGCTGCGCTATTTCCTGACCGGGCGTAAGGCGACCGAGTTCACGAACGCGACGACGACGCAGCTGTTCAATCCGACGGCACGGCAATGGGAAAAACGGATCCTGCAGGCGCTCGACTTGCCGGAGCGGTTGTTGCTCGATCCGGTCGAACCGGGTACGCCGGCGGGCGAACTGACCGCCGACGTCCGCGACGAGCTCGGCGTCGGACCGGTGCCCGTCATTGCCGTCGGCGAACACGACACGGCGTCGGCTGTCGCCGCCGTACCGGCGGAAACGCCGGATTTCGCCTATTTGATTTGCGGTACTTGGTCGCTTCTCGGCACCGAACTCGCCGCTCCGGTGTTGACCGACGCGTGTCTCCGGTGGAATTACACCAATGAAGGCGGCGTATTCGGCACGTTCCGGCTGCTTAAAAACATCATGGGGCTGTGGCTTTTGCAGGAATGCCGCCGCACGTGGGAAAACCAAGGCTACAGCTGGTCATACTCCGAACTCGTGCGCATGGCGGAATCGGAACCGCCGCTTCGGTCGCTCGTCGACCCGGACGACGTGCGCTTCCTGGCGCCCGGCGACATGCCGGAGCGCATCCGACGGTTTTGCGCGGAAACCGGCCAGCCCGTTCCCGAAACGCCCGGAGCCGTCGTGCGCACGGTGTTGGAAAGCCTCGCGCTCGCCTACCGGCGAACGCTCGAGCGGACGGAGGCGCTCGCCGGCAAACGATTCGACCGGCTGCACATGACGGGCGGCGGCATTCACAACGAACTGCTCTGTCGGATGACCGCCGCCGCCGTCGGCAAGCCGGTGCTCGCAGGTCCCGCGGAGGCAAGCGCGATCGGCAATTTGCTCGTCCAATTCATCGCCCGCGGCGCGCTGCGCGACCTCCGTGAAGCCCGCGCCGTCGTCCGCGCCTCGTTCGAATGCCGCGTATACGAACCGCGACAGGCATGGGCGGACGGACCAGACGCCGACGATTGGGAAAAGGCGTATGCGCGGTTCGTCGGCCTTACGGAGCGGGGGGATTCGGCTTGCTGA
- a CDS encoding short-chain dehydrogenase: MVANLWDPDKARVCETELARLVYRSNLLGADRSVANWGGGNTSVKTTETDFRGRPVRVLWVKGSGSDLATAREKHFTGLRLDDILPLMDERDDMTDEDMVAYLTHCMIDPKHPRMSIETLLHAFLPFPHVDHTHPDAIISICCTSRGRDIAREIYGDRFVWVPYVRPGFRLSKMIAEAVRENPKAELVLMEKHGLVTWGETSEDCYRRTIAIIQEAETYIEARVREDALFGGPKHEALPSERRKEIAAAVMPFVRGLVSREKRMLLAFDDGDDILRFVNARDAARLSQIGAACPDHLVHTKRVPLFVDWDPASGDVESLKRALREGIETYKRDYRAYFEANRNEGDVMSEPAPRVILIPGVGMITTGKSRAMALVSAALYHRAVAVMRGATTLGDFVSLNENESYNVEYWPLELYKLTLAPPEAEFSRQVALVTGGAGGIGSATARRLAAEGAHVVVADLNLEGAKAVADELNAEFGEGRAIAVKMDVTDEAEVAAAFREAALMYGGVDILVNNAGLATSSPFDETSLDEWRLNLNVLGTGYFLAAREAFRMMKEQGVGGSMIFIGSKNSVYAGKNASAYSAAKALEVHLARCVAAEGGEYGIRVNCVLPDAVLQGSKIWTSEWRKERAATYGIRPEELEEYYRKRTILLQNVYPQDIAEAVAFFASSRSAKTTGCMLTVDGGVAAAFTR; encoded by the coding sequence ATGGTTGCGAATCTGTGGGATCCCGACAAAGCCCGAGTCTGTGAGACCGAACTGGCGCGGCTCGTCTACCGCTCCAACCTGCTCGGCGCCGACCGTTCCGTCGCGAACTGGGGCGGCGGCAACACGTCGGTCAAGACGACGGAGACCGACTTCCGCGGCCGTCCGGTCCGCGTGTTGTGGGTCAAGGGCAGCGGTTCCGACCTCGCTACAGCCCGTGAAAAACACTTCACGGGTTTAAGGCTCGACGACATTTTGCCGCTCATGGACGAACGCGACGACATGACCGACGAGGACATGGTCGCCTACCTGACGCATTGCATGATCGACCCCAAACATCCGCGCATGTCGATCGAAACGCTTCTGCACGCCTTTTTGCCGTTTCCGCACGTCGACCACACGCATCCCGACGCGATCATCAGCATCTGCTGCACGAGCCGCGGCCGGGACATCGCGCGCGAAATCTACGGCGACCGGTTCGTCTGGGTACCTTACGTCCGCCCGGGTTTCCGGCTTTCCAAAATGATCGCCGAAGCCGTCCGCGAGAACCCGAAAGCCGAGCTCGTCCTGATGGAAAAACACGGCCTCGTCACATGGGGCGAGACGTCGGAAGACTGCTACCGCCGTACGATCGCCATCATCCAAGAAGCCGAAACTTACATCGAAGCGCGAGTCCGAGAAGACGCCTTGTTCGGCGGGCCGAAACACGAAGCGTTGCCGTCGGAACGCCGCAAGGAAATCGCCGCGGCCGTCATGCCGTTCGTACGGGGCCTCGTCAGCCGCGAAAAACGGATGCTGCTCGCGTTCGACGACGGCGACGACATCCTGCGCTTCGTCAACGCCCGCGACGCGGCGCGCCTTTCGCAAATCGGCGCGGCGTGCCCCGACCATCTCGTTCATACGAAACGGGTACCGCTGTTCGTCGACTGGGACCCGGCGTCCGGCGACGTCGAATCGCTGAAACGGGCGCTCCGCGAAGGCATCGAGACGTACAAACGCGACTACCGCGCCTATTTCGAGGCGAACCGCAACGAAGGCGACGTCATGAGCGAACCTGCGCCGCGCGTCATCCTCATCCCCGGCGTCGGCATGATCACGACCGGAAAAAGCCGCGCGATGGCACTCGTCAGCGCCGCCTTGTACCACCGCGCGGTCGCCGTCATGCGCGGCGCGACGACGCTCGGCGATTTCGTCTCGCTGAACGAAAACGAATCCTACAACGTCGAATACTGGCCGCTCGAACTGTACAAATTGACGCTGGCGCCGCCGGAAGCCGAATTTTCGCGGCAAGTCGCGCTCGTCACCGGCGGGGCGGGCGGCATCGGCAGCGCGACGGCGCGCCGGCTGGCGGCCGAAGGCGCCCACGTCGTCGTCGCCGACCTGAACCTGGAAGGCGCGAAAGCGGTGGCGGACGAACTGAACGCCGAATTCGGCGAAGGCCGGGCGATCGCCGTCAAGATGGACGTGACGGACGAAGCCGAAGTCGCGGCGGCGTTCCGCGAAGCGGCGCTGATGTACGGCGGCGTCGACATTCTCGTCAACAACGCCGGACTCGCCACCTCCAGTCCGTTCGACGAAACGTCGCTCGACGAATGGCGGCTCAACCTGAACGTGCTCGGCACCGGCTACTTTCTCGCCGCGCGCGAGGCGTTCCGCATGATGAAAGAGCAGGGCGTCGGCGGCAGCATGATTTTCATCGGCTCGAAAAACTCCGTCTACGCCGGCAAAAACGCTTCCGCCTACAGCGCGGCTAAGGCGCTCGAAGTCCATCTCGCCCGCTGCGTCGCCGCCGAAGGTGGAGAGTACGGCATTCGCGTCAACTGCGTCCTGCCCGACGCCGTCCTGCAGGGCTCGAAAATCTGGACGTCGGAATGGCGCAAAGAACGCGCGGCGACGTACGGCATCCGTCCCGAAGAATTGGAAGAGTATTACCGGAAAAGAACGATTTTGCTGCAAAACGTCTACCCGCAGGACATCGCCGAGGCGGTTGCGTTTTTCGCCTCGTCCCGATCGGCCAAAACGACCGGCTGCATGCTGACCGTCGACGGCGGCGTAGCGGCGGCGTTCACGCGATAA
- a CDS encoding transcriptional repressor has translation MGVEDILRDMAVRGMRITEQRKTLARLFAEKDGYWTPKEVYERMSERYPGLSFDTVYRNLRQMHEFGILEQFTLDGGVKFRLRCEGRSGHHHHFICLGCDRVEPIDYCPMPDAAGLPPDAEIVRHRFEVFGFCGECRESKGDGGHAPV, from the coding sequence ATGGGCGTCGAGGACATTTTGCGCGACATGGCGGTTCGCGGGATGCGCATTACGGAACAGCGGAAGACGCTCGCCCGGCTTTTTGCGGAAAAAGACGGCTACTGGACGCCGAAAGAAGTATACGAACGCATGTCCGAACGGTATCCCGGTCTGAGTTTCGACACCGTCTACCGCAACTTAAGGCAAATGCATGAGTTCGGCATTCTGGAGCAATTTACGCTCGACGGAGGCGTCAAATTCCGGCTTCGGTGCGAAGGCCGTTCAGGTCACCATCATCATTTCATCTGCCTGGGCTGTGACCGCGTCGAGCCGATCGACTATTGCCCGATGCCGGATGCCGCCGGTTTGCCGCCCGACGCGGAGATCGTGCGCCACCGGTTCGAGGTGTTCGGGTTTTGCGGAGAATGTCGCGAATCAAAAGGGGACGGCGGGCATGCTCCGGTCTGA
- a CDS encoding ABC transporter has translation MSTAPDCHPFVLEMENVSFAYENRRVADGLSWRVRERDFCALVGPNGSGKTTLLKLAVGLLRPHKGTVRLFGRDLLSFRDWRRVGYMPQRSHLNPLFPTTVREVVLSGLYGRDRMFRRLTAEDRRRAEEAMEALGVAGLAERRIGRLSGGQQQRVLLARAIVRNPDLLLLDEPTAGLDAETQAAFFAMLRHMHERHRLTIVLVTHDREPLRDVLESEPVFEHGGLRAYARHVHSAEDCGRTDLVHGFREAWERVSDGRLG, from the coding sequence ATGAGTACGGCGCCGGATTGTCATCCGTTCGTTCTCGAAATGGAAAACGTATCGTTCGCCTACGAGAATCGGCGCGTGGCGGACGGGCTGTCCTGGCGGGTGCGGGAACGAGATTTTTGCGCGCTGGTCGGGCCGAACGGTTCCGGAAAAACGACGCTGTTGAAGCTGGCGGTCGGCTTGCTTCGCCCGCACAAAGGAACGGTACGGCTGTTCGGCCGCGACTTGTTGTCTTTCCGCGATTGGCGGCGCGTCGGCTATATGCCGCAGCGGAGCCATCTCAATCCTTTGTTCCCGACGACGGTGCGCGAAGTCGTGCTGTCGGGGCTGTACGGCCGCGACCGGATGTTCCGCAGGCTGACGGCCGAAGACAGGCGGCGGGCGGAAGAGGCGATGGAGGCGCTCGGTGTCGCCGGTTTGGCCGAACGCCGGATCGGCAGATTGTCGGGCGGCCAACAGCAGCGGGTGTTGCTTGCGCGGGCGATCGTCCGCAATCCGGATCTGCTTTTGCTCGACGAGCCGACCGCAGGTCTCGACGCGGAAACGCAGGCGGCTTTTTTCGCCATGTTGCGGCATATGCACGAGCGGCACCGGCTGACGATCGTGCTGGTGACGCACGACCGGGAACCGTTGCGCGACGTGCTGGAAAGCGAACCGGTGTTCGAGCACGGTGGGCTGCGGGCCTATGCTCGCCATGTGCATTCGGCGGAAGATTGCGGTCGCACGGATCTCGTGCACGGTTTTCGCGAGGCGTGGGAGAGGGTGTCGGATGGACGTTTGGGTTGA
- a CDS encoding DeoR family transcriptional regulator: MLIAERLQKIVRLVNEQGSVRVSELSRLFGVTEETIRRDLVRLENEGKLIRSHGGAISVREAQSEVPHRVREITHAEEKRRIAAEAVRHIREGDRIVLDASTTACYVARLLPDIRLTVLTNSIQVALELCGKEKIDVVSAGGQLARRSLSYVGPLAERSLAGYRVDKAFLSCKGIHPDTGAGESNEWQSLVKRVMIDIAEHVFLLADSSKLGIRPFTAFAAPDEIDLLITDDGADAQMLARLEERGIRVMVAGPAEVYYNGKGNVKGM; the protein is encoded by the coding sequence TTGCTGATCGCCGAACGTCTGCAGAAAATCGTCCGACTCGTCAACGAACAAGGCAGCGTACGCGTTTCCGAGCTGAGCCGGCTGTTCGGCGTCACCGAGGAAACGATCCGCCGCGACCTCGTCCGGCTCGAAAACGAAGGCAAACTGATTCGCAGCCACGGCGGCGCGATCAGCGTCCGCGAAGCGCAGAGCGAAGTGCCGCACCGCGTGCGGGAAATCACCCATGCGGAAGAAAAACGCCGGATCGCGGCGGAAGCCGTCCGCCACATCCGCGAAGGCGACCGGATCGTGCTCGACGCCAGCACGACGGCGTGCTATGTCGCGCGCCTGCTGCCGGACATCCGTTTGACCGTTCTGACCAACTCGATCCAGGTGGCGCTCGAACTGTGCGGCAAAGAAAAGATCGACGTCGTATCGGCCGGCGGTCAGCTCGCCCGCCGCTCGCTGTCCTACGTCGGCCCTCTCGCCGAGCGGTCGCTGGCGGGGTACCGCGTCGACAAGGCGTTTTTGTCGTGTAAGGGAATCCATCCCGATACCGGCGCGGGCGAATCGAACGAATGGCAGTCGCTCGTCAAGCGCGTCATGATCGACATCGCCGAACACGTATTCTTACTCGCCGACTCGAGCAAACTCGGCATTCGGCCGTTTACCGCCTTCGCCGCGCCGGATGAAATCGACCTGTTGATCACCGACGACGGAGCGGACGCCCAGATGCTCGCTCGGCTTGAGGAACGCGGTATCCGCGTGATGGTAGCCGGACCGGCGGAAGTGTATTATAATGGGAAGGGGAATGTAAAAGGAATGTAA
- a CDS encoding spore gernimation protein, producing the protein MPNVYNIFSIKINDVSRNGSVNFGNNIFKGNTANSKSVGGNFVVGDASPSFNVDRNAVSDPDIADQTGRTI; encoded by the coding sequence ATGCCGAACGTCTACAACATCTTCAGCATCAAGATCAACGACGTTTCACGCAACGGCTCCGTCAACTTCGGCAACAACATTTTTAAGGGCAACACCGCCAATTCCAAGTCCGTCGGCGGCAATTTCGTCGTCGGCGACGCCAGTCCATCTTTCAACGTCGACCGAAACGCCGTCTCCGATCCGGACATCGCCGACCAGACCGGCCGCACCATTTGA
- a CDS encoding L-rhamnose isomerase → MNLDREYRLFEERQNARGIDLARVKEKLKAFRVETPSWGYGDSGTRFKVFRKAGVPRNPFEKLEDAAMVHRLTGICPTVAVHIPWDRVDDYAELKRHAESLGIAIGAVNPNLFQDDDYMLGSVTHTDPRVRRKAINHILECIDVMRAVGSNILSLWFADGTNYPGQGDIRRRKAWMEEALREVYARLDPGMRMLIEYKFFEPAFYHTDLADWGMAFNLANKLGPQAEVLVDTGHHPQGTNVEHIVAYLLDEKKLGGFHFNSRKYADDDLIVGAINPYELFLIFYQIVEAAENGDDGVRETADNIAYMIDQSHNIEPKIPAMIRSVLNVQTQYAKALLINFDEVRRAQEAGDVLAAEHAVRSAFETDVSPLLAVVREEMGVPVDPMDAYRKSGYAEKILARGVGGAGW, encoded by the coding sequence ATGAACCTCGACCGCGAATACCGGCTGTTTGAAGAACGACAGAACGCGCGCGGCATCGACCTCGCCCGCGTCAAAGAAAAACTGAAGGCGTTCCGCGTCGAAACGCCGTCGTGGGGCTACGGCGACTCCGGCACGCGGTTCAAAGTGTTCCGCAAGGCCGGCGTTCCGCGCAACCCGTTCGAAAAACTCGAAGACGCCGCGATGGTGCACCGACTGACCGGCATTTGCCCGACAGTCGCCGTCCACATCCCGTGGGACCGCGTCGACGACTACGCCGAGCTTAAACGCCACGCGGAATCGCTCGGCATTGCGATCGGCGCCGTCAACCCGAACCTGTTTCAAGACGACGACTACATGCTGGGCAGCGTGACGCACACCGATCCGCGCGTCCGCCGGAAAGCGATCAACCACATCCTGGAATGCATCGACGTCATGCGCGCGGTCGGGTCGAACATCCTCAGCCTGTGGTTTGCGGACGGCACCAACTATCCCGGCCAGGGCGACATCCGCCGGCGCAAGGCGTGGATGGAAGAAGCGCTGCGCGAAGTGTACGCCCGGCTCGATCCCGGCATGCGCATGCTGATCGAATACAAATTTTTTGAGCCGGCTTTTTACCATACCGACTTGGCCGATTGGGGCATGGCGTTCAACCTGGCGAACAAACTCGGCCCCCAGGCGGAGGTGCTCGTCGATACCGGCCATCATCCGCAGGGAACGAACGTCGAACACATCGTCGCGTATTTGCTGGACGAGAAAAAACTCGGCGGTTTTCATTTCAACAGCCGCAAATACGCCGACGACGACCTGATCGTCGGCGCGATCAATCCGTACGAGCTGTTCCTCATTTTCTACCAAATCGTCGAGGCGGCCGAAAACGGCGACGACGGCGTGCGCGAAACGGCGGACAACATCGCCTACATGATCGACCAGAGCCACAACATCGAGCCGAAAATTCCTGCAATGATCCGTTCGGTGCTGAACGTCCAAACCCAATACGCCAAGGCGCTGCTTATCAATTTCGACGAAGTGCGCCGCGCTCAGGAAGCCGGCGACGTGCTGGCGGCCGAACACGCCGTCCGCAGCGCGTTCGAGACCGACGTTTCGCCGCTGCTTGCGGTCGTCCGCGAGGAAATGGGCGTTCCCGTCGACCCGATGGACGCCTACCGCAAAAGCGGCTACGCCGAGAAAATTTTGGCGCGCGGCGTAGGAGGTGCGGGCTGGTGA
- a CDS encoding metal ABC transporter permease: MDVWVEPFFLRALAGGLLVGLMLPAIGVILVLRRLSMIGDSLAHASVAGVALGLLIGVWPLAAGLGFALATGFAVEWLRRAYRAYAELAVAITMSGGVALAAFLFTLGRGFNLNVSAYLFGSVYTLSGGELAAIGGVTAVVLAMLVALRKEWYLLAFDEEAAHVGGLPVQTLNGVLTALAATAIAVAIKIVGALLVSALLVIPAAISLAVADGFRRAAAVAIVSAETAIVVGLLAAGAWNLAPGATVVLTLLVLLAGAVVWARRRSR; encoded by the coding sequence ATGGACGTTTGGGTTGAACCGTTTTTTTTGCGAGCACTGGCGGGAGGACTGCTGGTCGGCCTCATGTTGCCGGCGATCGGCGTCATTCTCGTTCTCCGGCGATTGTCGATGATCGGGGACTCGCTTGCGCACGCTTCGGTTGCGGGCGTGGCGCTCGGTTTGTTAATCGGCGTTTGGCCGCTTGCGGCCGGGCTCGGGTTTGCGCTGGCGACCGGCTTCGCCGTGGAATGGTTGCGCCGCGCTTATCGAGCCTACGCCGAATTGGCGGTCGCGATCACGATGTCGGGAGGGGTGGCCCTTGCCGCGTTTTTGTTTACGCTCGGCCGCGGGTTCAACCTGAACGTCTCGGCGTATCTGTTCGGAAGCGTCTATACGTTGAGCGGCGGGGAACTCGCCGCGATCGGCGGAGTTACGGCGGTCGTCCTCGCGATGCTGGTCGCGCTGAGAAAGGAATGGTATCTGCTCGCGTTCGACGAGGAGGCGGCGCACGTCGGCGGCCTGCCGGTGCAGACGTTAAACGGCGTTCTGACGGCGCTCGCCGCGACGGCGATCGCGGTGGCGATTAAAATCGTCGGCGCGCTGCTTGTTTCAGCGCTGCTCGTCATTCCTGCGGCGATCAGCCTTGCGGTCGCCGACGGCTTCCGTCGCGCGGCAGCTGTCGCCATTGTTTCGGCGGAAACGGCGATCGTCGTGGGGCTATTGGCGGCCGGAGCATGGAATTTGGCGCCCGGTGCCACCGTCGTGTTGACGCTGCTGGTTTTGTTGGCGGGCGCCGTGGTGTGGGCGCGGCGTCGGTCGCGATGA
- a CDS encoding Rha family transcriptional regulator → MRKRAITPFGWEIKKRLAELHMDQRSFCQKYNIPENRLSNLITGARKAERYRQEVARLLEIDVRDFENDRDDAQNDGKER, encoded by the coding sequence TTGAGAAAGCGCGCGATTACACCGTTCGGCTGGGAAATCAAAAAACGATTGGCAGAGCTGCACATGGATCAACGCAGTTTCTGCCAAAAATACAACATCCCCGAGAACCGCTTGTCCAATCTGATTACAGGAGCCAGGAAAGCCGAACGGTATCGACAGGAAGTCGCCCGGCTGCTTGAAATCGACGTGCGGGATTTCGAAAACGACCGTGACGACGCGCAGAATGACGGAAAAGAGAGATAA
- a CDS encoding methionine--tRNA ligase, translating into MGDSAAKTFYITTPIYYPSDKLHIGHAYTTVAGDAMARYKRLRGYRVMYLTGTDEHGQKIEEKARERGLEPQQFVDRMVAGIQELWKKLDISYDDFIRTTEERHKKVVADIFERLIRQGDIYLGEYEGWYCTPCESFYLERQLVDGNCPDCGRPVKRVKEECYFFRMSKYVDQLLEHYEKHPDFIQPESRKNEMINNFIKPGLEDLAVSRTSFGWGIRVPSNPKHVVYVWIDALSNYITALGYGTDNPEKFETFWPADVHLVGKEIVRFHTIYWPIMLMALGLPLPKKVFGHGWLLMKDGKMSKSKGNVVDPVVLIDRYGLDALRYYLLREVPFGADGTFTPESFVERVNSDLANDLGNLLYRTLSMIELYFEGRIPERVADATPFDRDLVETAARTVERVEDAMERMEFSVALASIWQLIGRTNKYIDETQPWALARDPERRPVLGSVLYHLAESLRIVSVLLQPFLTRAPGAIRAQLGVGDPALAAWDSAKTFGLLPAGTRVAKGQPLFPRLDAEAEIAYIAASMAPKGGDQGGGQDRDQGGGQGDRQGRRQPEEEEARKTPGVITIDEFDKVELRVARVVAAERMPNADRLLKLRLDLGTETRQVVSGIAEHYAPEALVGRKVVCVTNLKPVKLRGEWSQGMILAASAGDRLSLVTVAEDMPEGSVVR; encoded by the coding sequence ATGGGGGACAGCGCGGCGAAGACGTTTTATATTACGACGCCGATTTATTACCCGAGCGACAAGCTTCATATCGGCCACGCGTACACGACGGTGGCCGGCGACGCGATGGCGCGGTATAAGCGGTTGCGAGGCTATCGCGTCATGTATTTGACGGGAACCGACGAGCACGGGCAGAAAATCGAGGAGAAAGCGCGCGAACGCGGTCTCGAGCCGCAGCAGTTCGTCGATCGGATGGTTGCCGGCATCCAGGAGCTGTGGAAGAAGCTCGACATTTCATACGATGACTTCATCCGCACGACGGAGGAGCGCCATAAGAAAGTCGTCGCCGACATTTTCGAACGGCTCATCCGCCAGGGCGATATCTATCTCGGCGAGTACGAGGGATGGTATTGTACGCCGTGCGAGTCGTTTTACCTGGAGCGGCAGCTCGTCGACGGCAACTGCCCGGATTGCGGCCGACCGGTCAAACGCGTCAAGGAAGAATGTTATTTTTTCCGTATGAGTAAATATGTGGACCAGCTGCTTGAGCACTACGAAAAGCATCCGGATTTCATCCAGCCGGAGTCGCGCAAAAACGAGATGATCAACAATTTCATCAAGCCGGGGCTGGAAGATCTCGCCGTGTCGCGCACGTCGTTCGGCTGGGGCATCCGTGTGCCGAGCAATCCGAAGCACGTCGTTTACGTCTGGATCGACGCGTTGTCGAACTACATCACGGCGCTCGGCTACGGCACCGACAATCCGGAGAAATTCGAGACGTTCTGGCCGGCAGACGTCCATCTCGTCGGCAAGGAGATTGTCCGGTTCCACACGATTTACTGGCCGATCATGCTGATGGCGCTCGGCCTGCCGCTGCCGAAAAAAGTGTTCGGCCACGGCTGGCTGTTGATGAAAGACGGCAAAATGTCGAAATCGAAGGGCAATGTCGTCGACCCCGTCGTGCTGATCGACCGGTACGGCCTCGACGCGCTGCGGTATTATTTGTTGCGCGAAGTGCCGTTCGGCGCGGACGGGACGTTTACGCCGGAAAGTTTCGTCGAGCGCGTCAATTCCGATCTCGCGAACGATCTCGGCAACCTGCTGTACCGGACGCTGTCGATGATTGAGCTGTATTTCGAGGGGCGGATTCCCGAGCGAGTCGCGGACGCGACGCCGTTCGACCGCGATCTGGTCGAAACGGCTGCGCGGACGGTTGAACGGGTGGAGGACGCGATGGAGCGGATGGAATTTTCCGTGGCGCTGGCGTCGATCTGGCAGCTGATCGGGCGAACGAACAAGTACATCGACGAGACGCAGCCTTGGGCGCTTGCCCGCGATCCCGAACGCCGTCCGGTTCTCGGTTCGGTGCTGTATCATCTGGCCGAAAGCCTGCGCATCGTGTCGGTGCTGCTTCAGCCGTTCCTGACCCGCGCACCGGGCGCGATCCGCGCGCAGCTCGGCGTCGGCGATCCGGCTCTCGCCGCCTGGGACAGCGCCAAAACGTTCGGGCTGTTGCCGGCCGGAACGCGTGTAGCGAAGGGCCAGCCGCTTTTTCCGCGGCTGGATGCGGAGGCTGAAATCGCGTACATCGCCGCTTCGATGGCGCCGAAAGGCGGCGATCAAGGCGGTGGTCAGGACCGTGATCAGGGCGGCGGTCAAGGCGACCGACAGGGCAGACGGCAGCCGGAGGAAGAGGAAGCGCGAAAGACGCCGGGCGTCATCACGATCGACGAATTCGACAAAGTAGAACTTCGTGTCGCCCGCGTCGTTGCCGCCGAGCGGATGCCGAACGCGGACCGGCTGCTCAAGCTCAGGCTCGATCTCGGGACGGAAACGCGCCAGGTCGTGTCAGGCATCGCGGAACATTACGCTCCGGAAGCACTCGTCGGGCGCAAGGTCGTCTGCGTGACGAACTTGAAGCCCGTCAAGCTGCGCGGCGAGTGGTCGCAGGGGATGATTCTGGCCGCTTCGGCCGGCGACCGGCTGTCGCTTGTGACGGTAGCGGAGGATATGCCGGAAGGCTCGGTCGTTCGCTGA
- a CDS encoding membrane protein insertion efficiency factor YidD yields MLRSEAARRFARRLVAAPIRFYRVAVSPLLPSVCRFYPSCSVYAIEAIERHGVRRGVALAVRRIAKCHPFHPGGYDPVPAADEKSTRRERV; encoded by the coding sequence ATGCTCCGGTCTGAAGCGGCGCGACGGTTCGCCAGAAGGCTTGTGGCCGCGCCGATCCGGTTTTACCGGGTCGCGGTGTCGCCGCTTCTGCCTTCGGTTTGCCGGTTCTATCCGTCCTGTTCCGTTTACGCGATCGAAGCGATCGAACGCCACGGCGTCCGGCGCGGCGTCGCGCTGGCCGTCCGGCGCATCGCCAAATGCCATCCGTTTCATCCCGGCGGCTACGATCCCGTTCCGGCAGCCGACGAGAAGTCGACTCGAAGAGAAAGGGTGTGA